GCATAATCCTAATTGGAAAAAGGCAAATGGTATTTCTGTACTCTGTTCAAAAATAGCACTAAAGCCTTCAGATACATTCTTACTTATGATGAGCGATCATATTTTTCAATTAGAAATACTCGATGATGTAATTGATTTTGCTATTCATGACAATGAAGCACTGCTTGCAATCGACCGAAAAATCGAATCAATACCGGATATTGATGACGGCATGAAGCTTCAATGCACACATCTAAAAGATTCAGTTTACCGGATTAATAGATTCAGTAAACAACTCAACAATTTCGATGCGATCGATACCGGCATCTTCAAATTTCAATATTCATTTTTTTCAACGCTTGGGAATGCGATCACGTCCGGAAATGATTCACTCTCGGATGCTTGTAATGTGCTTAGTAAAAATCATAAAATGATAGGAATTGATATTGGAGATAAACGCTGGTTGGATATAGATACTCCTGAAATGCTCAATCAGGAAAGATTACTCGAGGAAATTCTTAATATATCATGACATCATTGATGATTAAAAAAATTATATTTTTTTTAGCTTTTATCTTTATTTCACTACATCTTTTTGCTGAAAACGAATGGACTGTTCTTGTTTATATAGCTGCAGATAATAGTCTAAGTCAGCAGTCATTTAAAGATGTGAATGAGATGGAGGCTGTCGAGGAAAGTGATTCTGTTCAGTTTCTTATTCAAATCGATCCTCTCGATGATCCCAATTACCCGCCTTATTTCTCGACCAGCCGAAGATATCTCATCCGTCA
This portion of the Candidatus Cloacimonadota bacterium genome encodes:
- a CDS encoding NTP transferase domain-containing protein — its product is MKAVIIAAGCGSRLQDYHHGIPKTLLEVLGKRIIDDILQKLLFRGISEIVIATGFKGNLIKDYLVQSPFAENITFVHNPNWKKANGISVLCSKIALKPSDTFLLMMSDHIFQLEILDDVIDFAIHDNEALLAIDRKIESIPDIDDGMKLQCTHLKDSVYRINRFSKQLNNFDAIDTGIFKFQYSFFSTLGNAITSGNDSLSDACNVLSKNHKMIGIDIGDKRWLDIDTPEMLNQERLLEEILNIS